Proteins co-encoded in one Afipia sp. P52-10 genomic window:
- a CDS encoding TRAP transporter substrate-binding protein yields the protein MPPSRPTAVFCRSILALCLLLLSVSVTQAREFRAADNQVEDYPTVQALQFMAKLVAERTKGRHTIRVFHSRQLGEERDTIDATKAGAIDLNRTNIVPLGVSAPSVNVLAMPFLFRSVEHLHKVLDSSIGSEILESLQTHGFVGLTFYDSGARSIYNNVRPIRSLADLKGLKIRVQQSELMVEMLKALGGEPIELSYGQVLTGLTTKLIDGAENNWPSYVTTGHYRHAAYYSLTEHLMAPEVLIMSQKAWAGLNDEDRRIFRDAARESNLFMRARWRSLEEDSRRQAEAAGIMVVDGIDRKPFEAAMAGLYAKAARDPATARMIERIRQIQ from the coding sequence TTGCCGCCATCCAGACCGACAGCCGTGTTCTGCCGCTCGATCCTCGCGCTCTGCCTGCTGCTGCTTTCTGTCTCCGTGACGCAGGCCCGCGAGTTCCGCGCCGCCGATAACCAGGTCGAGGATTACCCGACCGTCCAGGCGCTGCAGTTCATGGCCAAGCTGGTCGCCGAGCGCACCAAAGGACGGCACACGATCCGCGTCTTCCATTCGCGTCAGCTCGGCGAGGAGCGCGACACGATCGACGCCACCAAGGCCGGGGCGATCGATCTCAACCGCACCAACATCGTTCCGCTCGGCGTGTCGGCGCCCTCCGTCAACGTGCTGGCGATGCCGTTCCTGTTCCGCTCGGTCGAGCACCTGCACAAAGTGCTCGACAGCAGCATCGGCAGCGAAATCCTTGAATCGCTGCAAACGCATGGATTTGTCGGCCTGACCTTCTACGACTCCGGCGCCCGCTCGATCTACAACAACGTGCGGCCGATCCGCAGCCTCGCCGATCTCAAGGGCCTGAAGATCCGCGTGCAGCAGTCGGAGCTGATGGTCGAGATGCTCAAGGCGCTCGGCGGCGAGCCGATCGAACTCTCCTATGGCCAGGTGCTGACCGGCCTGACCACCAAACTGATCGACGGGGCGGAGAACAACTGGCCGTCCTACGTCACGACGGGTCACTATCGCCACGCCGCCTACTATTCGCTCACCGAACATCTGATGGCGCCCGAAGTGCTCATCATGTCGCAGAAGGCATGGGCCGGCCTGAACGACGAGGATCGCCGGATCTTCCGCGATGCCGCCCGCGAGTCGAACCTGTTCATGCGGGCCCGCTGGCGCTCGCTCGAGGAGGACTCGCGCCGCCAGGCCGAAGCGGCCGGCATCATGGTGGTCGACGGCATCGACCGCAAACCGTTCGAAGCGGCGATGGCCGGCCTCTATGCCAAGGCTGCCCGCGATCCGGCCACGGCCCGCATGATCGAACGTATTCGCCAGATCCAATGA
- the ugpB gene encoding sn-glycerol-3-phosphate ABC transporter substrate-binding protein UgpB has product MHRIGLQALALAVLLLASQPLRAAQDIVWWHAMSGELGRQVEKLASDFNASQSDYRVVPVYKGSYAETVNAAIFAFRSRSQPAIVQVNEIATATMMAAKGAIYPVYSLMREQSEPFLPSTYLPAVTGYYTDLAGNMLSFPFNASTPILYYNKSLFKIAGLNPDQPPKTWPELGAAAQRLRAAGVPCGFTTHWPSWISIENFSALHDIPIATNANGFGGLDTALVINNPLVVRHIAQLAEWQKTKVFDYSGRATTAEPRFQNGQCGIFIGSSATRADILKNAKFEVGFGAMPYWPDVKGAPRNTIIGGATLWVLRDRPAEEYKGVAKFFTFLSQADVQAAWHQATGYLPITKAAYELTRNHGFYDRNPGSALSVEQMILKMPNENSKGLRLGSFVLVRDVIEDEMEQAFAGKKSAQAAMDAAVERGNRLLRQFERSNQ; this is encoded by the coding sequence ATGCATAGGATCGGCCTGCAAGCCCTTGCGCTTGCCGTGTTGCTGCTGGCGTCGCAGCCGCTGCGCGCCGCGCAAGACATCGTCTGGTGGCACGCGATGTCCGGCGAGTTGGGCCGGCAGGTCGAGAAGCTCGCCAGCGATTTCAATGCGTCGCAATCCGACTATCGCGTCGTGCCGGTCTACAAGGGCAGCTACGCCGAGACGGTGAACGCGGCGATCTTCGCGTTCCGCTCACGGTCGCAACCGGCCATTGTCCAGGTCAACGAGATCGCGACGGCGACGATGATGGCGGCGAAGGGCGCGATCTATCCGGTCTACAGCCTGATGCGGGAGCAGTCGGAGCCGTTCCTGCCCTCGACGTATCTGCCCGCGGTGACCGGCTATTACACCGATCTCGCCGGCAACATGCTGTCGTTTCCGTTCAACGCCTCGACACCGATCCTTTACTATAACAAGAGCCTGTTCAAGATTGCGGGCCTCAATCCCGACCAGCCGCCCAAAACCTGGCCGGAGCTGGGAGCGGCCGCGCAACGGCTGCGGGCCGCCGGCGTGCCGTGCGGCTTCACCACCCACTGGCCGTCCTGGATCAGCATCGAAAACTTTTCGGCCCTGCACGACATTCCGATCGCCACCAATGCCAATGGCTTTGGCGGCTTGGATACGGCGCTGGTGATCAACAATCCGCTGGTGGTGCGCCACATCGCGCAGCTCGCCGAATGGCAGAAGACCAAGGTCTTTGATTACAGCGGCCGCGCTACGACGGCCGAACCGCGGTTTCAGAACGGCCAGTGCGGCATCTTCATCGGCTCGTCGGCGACGCGCGCCGACATCCTGAAGAATGCGAAGTTCGAGGTCGGCTTCGGCGCGATGCCGTATTGGCCGGACGTGAAGGGCGCGCCGCGCAACACCATCATCGGCGGCGCGACGCTGTGGGTTCTGCGTGACCGGCCGGCCGAGGAATACAAGGGGGTCGCCAAGTTCTTCACGTTCCTCTCGCAGGCCGACGTGCAGGCGGCATGGCATCAGGCGACCGGTTACCTGCCGATCACGAAGGCCGCCTACGAACTGACGCGCAACCACGGCTTCTACGATCGCAATCCCGGTTCGGCGCTTTCGGTCGAACAGATGATCCTGAAGATGCCAAACGAAAACTCGAAAGGGCTGCGGCTCGGCTCGTTCGTACTCGTCCGTGACGTGATCGAGGACGAGATGGAGCAGGCGTTCGCCGGCAAGAAGTCCGCGCAAGCGGCGATGGATGCGGCGGTCGAGCGGGGCAATCGCCTGCTGCGTCAATTCGAGCGCAGCAATCAGTAG
- the rpmB gene encoding 50S ribosomal protein L28, whose translation MSRRCELTAKGVQVGHKVSHSNIKTKRRFLPNLCNVTMISDALGRGVRFRVSANAIKSVDHRGGLDKFLLKASDADLSKHARDIKRQIEKKLAAAS comes from the coding sequence ATGTCACGGCGTTGCGAACTGACCGCCAAGGGAGTGCAGGTCGGCCACAAGGTCAGCCACTCCAACATCAAGACCAAGCGTCGCTTTCTGCCGAACCTGTGCAATGTGACGATGATTTCCGACGCCCTCGGCCGTGGCGTGCGCTTCCGCGTGTCCGCCAATGCGATCAAGTCGGTGGATCATCGGGGCGGCCTCGACAAGTTCCTGCTGAAGGCGAGCGATGCCGATCTTTCCAAGCACGCGCGCGACATCAAGCGCCAGATCGAGAAGAAGCTCGCTGCCGCCAGCTGA
- a CDS encoding DUF3108 domain-containing protein, translating into MSPSLAAGLLLLCGFADDAQAQGRVDAQYEVTLAGVPIGKGSWTVDIAEDHYSALGSGKATGVIAMLASGEGNGGSQGRVVKGQLVPSSYTVTMTTNRKTEVLRIALSGGNVKDFSIEPEPPVHPGRIPVTEAHKRGVSDPMTGSLVRVPGSGDPLSPEACSSGQAVFDGRMRYDLKLAYKRMETVKAAKGYQGPVVVCSIQFLPISGYVPDRVAIKYLVAQRNMEVWLAPILGTRVLMPFKVTIPTPLGTGTMQATQFINALQAQPALPQTTTARTQ; encoded by the coding sequence ATGTCGCCGTCGCTTGCGGCTGGCCTTCTCCTGCTTTGCGGCTTCGCCGATGACGCCCAGGCACAGGGACGCGTCGATGCCCAATACGAGGTGACGCTAGCGGGGGTCCCGATCGGAAAGGGCTCCTGGACTGTCGACATCGCGGAAGATCATTATTCCGCGCTCGGCAGCGGCAAGGCGACCGGAGTGATCGCGATGCTCGCCTCCGGCGAGGGCAATGGCGGGTCGCAGGGACGTGTCGTCAAAGGTCAATTGGTGCCCTCGTCCTACACCGTGACGATGACGACCAACCGCAAGACCGAGGTGCTGCGCATTGCGCTGAGCGGCGGCAACGTCAAGGATTTCAGCATCGAGCCAGAGCCGCCGGTCCATCCGGGCCGCATTCCGGTGACGGAAGCGCACAAGCGCGGCGTGTCCGATCCGATGACGGGATCGCTGGTGCGGGTGCCGGGCAGCGGCGATCCGCTGAGCCCGGAAGCTTGTAGCAGCGGCCAGGCGGTGTTCGACGGCCGTATGCGCTACGACCTCAAGCTGGCCTACAAGCGGATGGAAACGGTCAAAGCCGCCAAGGGTTATCAGGGACCCGTGGTGGTGTGCAGCATCCAATTCCTGCCGATCTCGGGCTATGTGCCGGATCGTGTGGCGATCAAGTATCTGGTTGCCCAGCGCAATATGGAGGTCTGGCTGGCGCCGATCCTCGGGACACGAGTGCTGATGCCGTTTAAGGTGACGATCCCGACGCCGTTGGGCACGGGCACGATGCAAGCGACCCAGTTCATCAATGCCCTTCAGGCTCAGCCTGCGCTGCCGCAGACCACCACCGCACGGACTCAATAG